In Pedobacter heparinus DSM 2366, the following are encoded in one genomic region:
- a CDS encoding GNAT family N-acetyltransferase encodes MSINIRVAVKEDCARLLELVNELAVYEKAPEEVTVTLDEFIDAGFGKTKVWDAFIAEEDGFIAGFAIYYTRYSTWKGRRLYLEDFIVTEAYRGKGIGKLLFEAVIKEAGEKGFKGMSWQVLDWNQPAINFYNKYNAQLEAGWLNAAFSTEKLAELQNT; translated from the coding sequence ATGAGCATAAATATAAGAGTAGCAGTAAAAGAAGATTGTGCCAGATTGCTGGAACTGGTAAATGAACTGGCCGTTTATGAAAAGGCACCGGAAGAAGTAACCGTAACACTGGACGAATTTATTGATGCGGGTTTTGGCAAAACCAAGGTTTGGGACGCTTTTATAGCAGAAGAAGATGGCTTTATTGCAGGGTTTGCCATTTATTATACGCGGTATTCGACCTGGAAAGGCCGCCGCCTGTACCTGGAAGATTTTATTGTAACAGAAGCCTACAGGGGCAAAGGGATCGGAAAACTGCTTTTTGAAGCCGTCATTAAAGAGGCCGGAGAAAAGGGCTTTAAAGGCATGAGCTGGCAGGTGCTGGACTGGAACCAGCCGGCCATTAATTTTTACAATAAATACAATGCACAGCTTGAAGCAGGTTGGTTAAATGCCGCTTTTTCGACAGAAAAATTGGCCGAACTGCAAAATACATGA
- a CDS encoding YggS family pyridoxal phosphate-dependent enzyme, with protein sequence MSIADNLLKYKSELDPAGVKLIAVSKYQEADAVLEAYNAGQRIFGENIVQELVDKQAKLPQDIEWHLIGHLQTNKVKYIAPFISLIQSVDSLKLLAEINKQAAKNKRVIDCLLQIYIADEDTKFGLGFDEAIELLRSEEFEAMKNVRITGVMGIASNHALEKQTSDEFHELKVLFDGIKLSFFRKTAHFKEISMGMSGDYKLAVEQGSTMVRIGSSIFGKRRIKHYTVE encoded by the coding sequence ATGAGTATAGCAGATAACTTATTAAAATATAAAAGCGAACTGGACCCGGCAGGTGTTAAATTAATTGCAGTTTCCAAGTACCAGGAAGCCGATGCAGTTTTAGAAGCCTATAATGCCGGACAAAGGATATTTGGAGAAAACATTGTACAGGAACTGGTTGATAAACAAGCTAAACTACCGCAGGATATTGAATGGCACCTGATCGGTCATTTGCAGACCAATAAGGTGAAATACATAGCACCATTTATCAGCCTGATCCAATCTGTTGACAGTTTAAAATTACTGGCCGAGATCAATAAGCAGGCGGCAAAAAACAAAAGGGTGATCGATTGCCTGCTGCAGATCTATATTGCAGATGAGGATACCAAGTTTGGGCTGGGCTTTGACGAAGCGATAGAACTGCTGCGTTCGGAAGAATTTGAAGCCATGAAAAACGTGCGCATTACCGGGGTAATGGGCATAGCCAGTAACCATGCTTTGGAAAAACAAACATCAGATGAGTTTCATGAACTTAAAGTGCTGTTTGACGGGATTAAACTAAGCTTTTTTAGAAAGACTGCTCATTTTAAGGAGATTTCTATGGGCATGTCGGGCGATTATAAACTGGCCGTTGAACAGGGCAGCACCATGGTACGCATAGGCAGCAGTATTTTTGGAAAAAGACGGATTAAACATTATACAGTAGAATGA
- a CDS encoding DUF3298 and DUF4163 domain-containing protein: MKKLYILLVAASFAACQSEQKAGSNTDSTIIAAAEQLSFKYDSVKVYSQHPISSENVKDTTKAVLSYPVFADQKINQFIEQKVMNSANEGEHYSSYQDFSEAFVKNFDDFSKENKDYAQTWFMNGKVEVAARQPRYLSFLYTFINYEGGAHPNTVFTYLNYDPVSHQEIVLDTLIKPGSMPALTAVAEKIFRKNEKIPPSASLKDNYFFENDKFSLNQNFTITKEGLKFLYNPYEIKAYAYGTTELLIPFAELKEIARPNSLLNPRD, translated from the coding sequence ATGAAAAAACTATATATATTGCTGGTGGCGGCCAGTTTTGCGGCATGCCAGAGCGAACAAAAAGCTGGCAGCAATACAGATTCGACCATCATTGCCGCTGCAGAACAGCTCTCTTTTAAGTACGACTCCGTAAAAGTTTACAGTCAGCACCCCATCAGCAGCGAAAATGTAAAGGACACTACAAAAGCAGTGCTCTCTTACCCTGTATTTGCCGATCAGAAAATAAACCAGTTTATTGAACAAAAAGTAATGAACTCCGCCAATGAAGGTGAACATTACAGTTCTTATCAGGATTTTAGTGAAGCCTTTGTGAAGAACTTTGATGATTTCAGTAAGGAAAACAAGGATTATGCACAAACCTGGTTTATGAATGGCAAGGTAGAAGTTGCTGCCCGGCAGCCCCGTTACCTGTCCTTTTTATACACCTTTATCAATTACGAAGGCGGGGCACATCCCAACACTGTTTTTACCTACCTGAACTATGATCCGGTAAGTCACCAGGAAATTGTGCTCGACACGCTGATCAAGCCCGGAAGTATGCCCGCTTTAACGGCAGTAGCAGAAAAGATCTTCAGAAAAAATGAAAAGATTCCGCCCTCAGCAAGCCTGAAAGACAATTATTTTTTTGAAAACGATAAGTTCAGTCTGAACCAGAATTTCACCATCACCAAAGAAGGATTAAAGTTTCTTTACAATCCGTACGAGATCAAAGCCTATGCTTATGGCACAACTGAACTGCTGATCCCCTTTGCCGAACTGAAAGAAATTGCAAGACCCAACAGCTTATTAAACCCTAGAGATTAA